Proteins from a single region of Amblyomma americanum isolate KBUSLIRL-KWMA chromosome 10, ASM5285725v1, whole genome shotgun sequence:
- the LOC144108191 gene encoding endothelin-converting enzyme 1-like codes for MTSADTAAVGSCLSSPASSVSDGVYSGALSIDSPLSSSPGNVEQPPLVQPPGFRGNPPPGEDRTKSPPDPQKLKSRLGLTLAVLGVTVLVTLVALAIASLVWRSPAHWGNTCKTHACLAYSTRLLASINESVDPCQSFTHFVCDGWRQKNRHTVWNDQFISLLDKVTASLKSADVPASGQDMEQRAAIMYRSCVDVLEGERDELPAVKNALVEAGIVWPKPSKGADVLYTLLCSSLKLGWDVLLDFDVAPDGSGINLVSGKFLYFVVKRYREFATGTDEEYFQFLKERFQPEGEDTVTFQETDASVETALSYLSNARYEAADEYNADVLLNLTQLGLTEVNWTATLLKLDIRMNSSLTLTTTSPRYLERVLYLWWRYGTDSFHTLISWCTVQVAALFANKDLIFNYYNRDYQTTQAHYRIFCVTRAMLISGHTLFDKYYAEALQSEALNLAKSVAQSVRTAFFRRLSNWTYFDEGINVVSNWSSSEIVFRKIEHTGEEILAADHVPDLNNSFVRNWQQSVHVRKDAEFGHMLDLMQDLEVSIVSYDKRDFELMPYALSFPLFDPQLHSSLNYGGLGAQIAFSLATLFLSAYYATNASFVEPLMDCLKAGTSGSAGELGYYAKEVIGYGALVDAYSAQERALDSSSLFGLEKYSGLQLFFIALCYVNCYGGSENTNHESICTPALQHMPQFAKAFNCTRGDPMNPSKQCRLF; via the coding sequence GACCCCCAGAAGCTGAAATCGCGGCTCGGGCTTACTCTGGCCGTGCTTGGAGTCACTGTATTGGTAACGCTTGTGGCCTTGGCGATCGCCTCACTTGTATGGCGCTCCCCAGCGCACTGGGGGAACACCTGCAAGACGCATGCCTGCCTCGCCTACTCGACCAGACTTCTCGCCTCCATCAACGAATCGGTGGACCCGTGCCAGAGCTTCACGCACTTCGTCTGCGACGGCTGGCGCCAGAAGAACCGACATACCGTTTGGAACGACCAGTTCATTTCTCTGTTGGACAAGGTGACCGCGTCGCTGAAGAGTGCAGACGTGCCTGCATCGGGGCAAGACATGGAGCAGCGGGCCGCCATCATGTACAGGAGTTGCGTCGATGTGCTCGAAGGGGAGAGAGACGAGCTGCCAGCCGTCAAGaacgcgctggttgaggcaggcaTCGTGTGGCCGAAGCCTTCCAAGGGCGCAGACGTTCTGTACACGCTCCTCTGCAGCTCTTTGAAGCTGGGTTGGGACGTGCTCCTTGACTTCGACGTCGCGCCCGATGGCAGCGGGATCAACCTAGTTTCTGGCAAGTTCCTTTACTTCGTGGTCAAGAGGTATAGGGAGTTCGCGACCGGCACGGATGAGGAGTactttcagttcctgaaggaacGCTTTCAACCCGAAGGCGAGGATACGGTGACGTTCCAGGAGACAGACGCGTCGGTCGAAACAGCCCTGAGCTACCTCTCTAATGCTCGTTACGAAGCAGCTGACGAGTATAacgctgacgttcttctaaacttGACTCAGCTTGGCCTCACGGAAGTTAACTGGACAGCGACGCTTTTAAAACTTGACATCAGAATGAACAGTAGTCTCACGCTGACGACCACATCGCCCCGTTATCTAGAGCGAGTGTTGTATCTCTGGTGGCGGTACGGCACGGACTCATTCCATACATTGATCTCTTGGTGCACCGTTCAAGTGGCGGCCCTTTTCGCGAATAAAGACTTAATTTTCAACTATTACAACCGTGACTACCAAACGACGCAGGCCCATTACAGGATTTTCTGCGTCACGAGAGCAATGTTAATCTCCGGGCACACGCTGTTCGACAAATACTATGCTGAAGCCCTTCAAAGCGAAGCACTTAATCTCGCAAAAAGTGTGGCTCAGTCCGTGCGAACCGCTTTTTTCCGGCGTCTTTCCAACTGGACGTACTTTGACGAAGGCATCAACGTGGTCAGCAACTGGAGCTCTTCGGAAATCGTCTTCCGTAAAATCGAGCACACCGGAGAAGAAATCCTGGCTGCAGACCATGTGCCTGACTTGAATAATTCTTTCGTGCGGAACTGGCAACAGTCGGTGCACGTGAGAAAGGATGCAGAATTCGGACATATGTTAGATCTTATGCAAGATTTGGAAGTGTCCATCGTGTCCTACGACAAGCGAGACTTCGAGCTGATGCCTTACGCTCTATCCTTCCCTCTATTTGATCCACAGCTCCATTCGTCTTTAAACTACGGCGGCCTAGGAGCTCAGATCGCCTTTTCACTGGcgaccttgttcctttccgcgTACTACGCAACCAATGCTTCGTTTGTTGAGCCCCTGATGGACTGCTTGAAAGCAGGCACGTCCGGCAGCGCCGGTGAACTAGGGTATTACGCCAAAGAAGTAATTGGCTATGGCGCTCTTGTGGATGCCTACAGTGCCCAAGAGAGAGCTTTGGACAGCAGCAGCCTATTCGGTTTGGAGAAGTACAGCGGACTGCAGCTGTTTTTCATCGCGCTGTGTTACGTCAATTGCTATGGCGGCTCTGAAAATACAAACCACGAGTCGATCTGCACTCCCGCGCTGCAGCACATGCCACAGTTCGCCAAGGCTTTTAACTGCACTCGCGGTGACCCGATGAATCCTTCTAAGCAGTGCAGACTGTTTTGA